In one Nostoc sp. KVJ3 genomic region, the following are encoded:
- a CDS encoding DUF6930 domain-containing protein, translating to MTSFNRSTSRRLKKLTQIPSVWEGDRRPLSSPNQHSDSQEKGECILWVDYSQGVVRGMDVVASDVGPEAIVRTLMRAMEHPHSPARPARPQRIVVKDREIQFYLRGVLQDLDIAIDYAPELPLIDELFRGFADILDSQTPDLPPQYAQILREKAFAIWQAAPWEFLEEQQILSIEINKWDVGTLYASVMGMLGMEYGILFYRSEESLKQFRTEVLQDEESTEHLEEAFLKQDCLFLTFESADEDEDEDEESDLADLPSSEIDPTFGNIHPLEGLRSVLYDEEALVIFVAIESLIRFIRDHRRHLHEDIFPPLSRRYRISLPQSEESTKSVAVTVSTMPELAAELEEMAGFGDDEEEIDNLDSPNFQSLQDDLIPEDSFLSLGVVSWEMLEYLRKGVTYHKAGEIKQVGDGLPVILIQTSRPKAKIVIERIEAASGLRAICFNPGADPFDGDRYDLGLLQTENGELFLFGEFLDQDPIHVEARKKWNQRCKNTKGYCGLIIAKGLTGASRGNPQLRDMMALFETRSLSPKDLGIGTLQLMPQLKFE from the coding sequence ATGACAAGTTTTAATCGCTCTACCAGTCGTCGCTTGAAGAAATTAACGCAAATTCCTTCTGTATGGGAGGGCGATCGCCGTCCGTTGTCATCACCAAACCAGCACTCAGACTCCCAGGAAAAGGGAGAATGCATTCTTTGGGTAGATTATTCCCAAGGTGTTGTCCGAGGAATGGACGTGGTAGCTTCAGATGTTGGCCCAGAAGCAATAGTTCGTACCTTGATGCGAGCAATGGAACATCCCCACAGTCCGGCGAGACCTGCCAGACCCCAAAGAATTGTAGTCAAAGACCGCGAGATCCAATTTTACCTGCGAGGGGTGCTGCAAGATTTGGATATCGCCATCGACTACGCACCAGAACTACCTTTAATTGACGAACTGTTCCGCGGGTTTGCTGACATCCTCGATAGTCAAACCCCCGACTTACCCCCACAGTACGCACAAATTTTGCGAGAGAAAGCATTTGCAATTTGGCAAGCAGCGCCTTGGGAATTTTTGGAAGAACAACAGATTTTGTCAATCGAGATTAATAAGTGGGATGTTGGTACACTCTACGCCTCAGTCATGGGAATGCTGGGAATGGAGTATGGGATTTTGTTTTATCGCTCAGAAGAGTCTTTAAAACAGTTTCGTACCGAGGTTTTACAAGATGAAGAATCAACGGAACATCTAGAAGAAGCTTTCCTCAAGCAAGATTGCCTCTTTCTCACCTTTGAGAGTGCTGATGAAGACGAAGACGAAGACGAAGAAAGTGATTTGGCGGATCTGCCATCATCAGAAATTGACCCAACTTTTGGTAATATCCACCCCTTAGAAGGATTACGGTCTGTTTTGTATGACGAAGAAGCACTGGTAATCTTCGTTGCGATCGAAAGCCTGATCCGCTTCATTCGCGATCACCGTCGCCATTTGCATGAGGATATTTTTCCTCCCCTCAGCCGTCGCTATCGTATTTCTCTACCGCAGTCAGAAGAATCAACTAAATCTGTGGCTGTGACAGTCTCTACCATGCCAGAGTTAGCAGCAGAATTAGAAGAAATGGCAGGCTTTGGTGACGATGAGGAGGAAATTGACAATCTTGACTCCCCGAATTTCCAATCATTGCAAGATGACTTGATACCGGAAGACTCTTTCCTCAGCTTAGGTGTAGTGTCCTGGGAAATGCTGGAATACCTTCGTAAGGGGGTAACTTATCATAAAGCTGGTGAAATCAAACAAGTGGGTGACGGTTTACCGGTGATTTTAATTCAAACTTCTCGGCCCAAGGCGAAGATTGTAATTGAAAGAATTGAAGCAGCAAGCGGACTGAGAGCGATTTGCTTTAATCCAGGTGCCGATCCTTTCGATGGCGATCGCTACGACCTCGGTTTATTACAAACTGAAAATGGTGAATTGTTCCTATTCGGTGAATTTTTAGATCAAGATCCAATTCATGTAGAAGCCCGAAAAAAATGGAATCAACGCTGTAAAAATACTAAGGGCTACTGTGGCTTAATCATTGCTAAAGGACTAACGGGAGCCTCTCGTGGCAATCCTCAGTTACGGGATATGATGGCTTTGTTTGAAACGCGATCGCTTTCACCGAAAGATTTAGGTATTGGTACTCTCCAACTCATGCCCCAACTTAAATTTGAATAG
- a CDS encoding tetratricopeptide repeat protein, whose translation MTNTVESLFDTGLERYKAGVAVDSLIPVFKEVCDRAPKTSAAWICLAWLYLLDNKPNLAYKAAQKAVKLNPQDPQARVNLALAMLETGQKGLREHIDIAQQLIFVNEEWQDEIKNSIEDGLSRKPDWQSLKKVKNWLFEE comes from the coding sequence ATGACTAATACAGTTGAATCCCTGTTTGATACAGGTTTAGAACGCTATAAAGCAGGAGTTGCAGTAGATTCTTTAATCCCTGTCTTTAAAGAAGTGTGCGATCGCGCTCCGAAAACGAGTGCTGCTTGGATCTGTTTGGCGTGGTTATATCTACTCGATAACAAACCCAACTTGGCTTACAAAGCTGCACAGAAGGCAGTTAAGTTAAACCCACAAGACCCACAGGCTAGAGTAAATCTCGCTTTGGCAATGCTTGAAACAGGTCAAAAAGGTTTACGGGAACATATTGACATAGCACAGCAGCTAATTTTTGTCAATGAAGAGTGGCAAGATGAAATAAAAAATAGTATTGAAGACGGTTTAAGTAGAAAACCAGATTGGCAGAGTTTGAAAAAAGTTAAAAATTGGTTGTTTGAGGAATAG
- a CDS encoding 2Fe-2S iron-sulfur cluster-binding protein → MIVRVRFLPDDVTVDAEVGEALLDVADRAGVFIPTGCLMGSCHACTVELEDGEIIRACITAVPPREELTINLFSDPTW, encoded by the coding sequence CAGATGATGTCACAGTAGATGCCGAAGTGGGAGAAGCCCTTTTAGATGTAGCAGACCGGGCTGGGGTATTTATTCCCACCGGTTGTCTAATGGGGTCTTGTCACGCTTGCACCGTCGAATTAGAGGATGGAGAAATCATCCGCGCTTGTATCACCGCAGTCCCGCCACGCGAAGAATTGACGATTAATTTGTTTAGCGATCCTACTTGGTAA
- a CDS encoding DUF2752 domain-containing protein: MFELSPYPLSSHGKLVRWGLLGFSCTPLLGTYFYHQGYRVGFLVCPIRCLTGIPCPTCGMTRSFMAIAQGNLIKAVAEHLFGPLLFASFVIVTVHITLELLIKRRVTAFYCHVVKQRKLQIIGSFAVFIYYIFRLYKLAQTGEMYFYFMNSPLGKLLF, translated from the coding sequence GTGTTTGAATTATCTCCTTATCCTTTGTCATCCCACGGGAAATTAGTTCGCTGGGGTTTACTAGGATTCTCCTGTACACCCCTACTTGGGACTTATTTTTATCACCAAGGTTATAGAGTTGGATTCTTAGTTTGCCCAATCCGATGTTTGACTGGAATTCCATGTCCAACTTGTGGGATGACTCGCTCTTTTATGGCTATTGCTCAAGGAAATTTGATTAAAGCAGTAGCAGAACATTTATTCGGCCCACTTTTATTTGCTAGTTTTGTGATTGTAACAGTTCATATTACCCTGGAACTATTGATAAAACGTCGAGTTACAGCATTTTATTGTCATGTAGTAAAACAAAGAAAATTACAGATTATAGGGTCATTTGCAGTTTTTATCTACTATATTTTCCGGTTGTATAAGCTAGCACAAACTGGAGAAATGTATTTTTATTTTATGAATTCTCCCTTGGGTAAACTTCTTTTTTGA
- a CDS encoding TM2 domain-containing protein has product MANLNPSHPIKQLLAGYCGIILGAFGVHKFILGYASQGFIMLVISVVGGSFTYGIALLIMVLVGLIEGMIYLNKSPEEFVNTYFVNKQGWF; this is encoded by the coding sequence ATGGCAAATCTCAACCCCAGTCACCCGATCAAACAACTTTTAGCTGGTTACTGTGGCATTATCCTTGGAGCATTTGGGGTTCATAAATTTATTCTAGGATACGCTTCACAAGGTTTTATCATGTTGGTAATTTCTGTAGTCGGGGGTTCTTTCACCTACGGCATTGCCTTGTTAATTATGGTACTTGTAGGTTTGATTGAAGGCATGATCTATTTGAATAAGTCCCCTGAAGAATTTGTCAACACCTACTTTGTGAATAAGCAAGGCTGGTTCTAA
- a CDS encoding SRPBCC family protein, whose protein sequence is MSDWLEHTVQVEVEAPIDLVWSLWSDLEQMPLWMKWIDSVKIPPDNPDISLWKLRAGGGLEFTWKSRILKVIPNQIIQWESIDGLPNQGAIRFYDRHNSSIVKMSISYAIPGIIGKIMDNLFLGRIVESTIQADLERFKEYALNVKAN, encoded by the coding sequence ATGTCAGACTGGTTAGAGCATACTGTGCAGGTAGAAGTAGAGGCTCCCATAGATTTAGTATGGAGTCTCTGGTCTGATTTGGAGCAAATGCCCCTGTGGATGAAGTGGATTGATTCTGTGAAAATTCCACCAGATAATCCAGATATATCTCTTTGGAAACTTCGTGCTGGTGGCGGTCTGGAATTTACCTGGAAATCCCGAATTCTCAAAGTTATCCCAAACCAAATTATCCAATGGGAATCGATTGATGGTTTGCCGAATCAGGGAGCAATTCGCTTTTACGATCGCCACAATAGTAGCATTGTCAAAATGAGTATTTCCTACGCTATCCCCGGCATTATTGGCAAAATTATGGATAACTTATTTTTAGGACGGATAGTTGAATCGACAATTCAAGCTGATTTAGAAAGGTTTAAAGAATACGCGCTGAATGTTAAAGCTAATTGA
- a CDS encoding iron-sulfur cluster assembly accessory protein has protein sequence MTQAIQSQQRGILLSEAALHQVKSLRDKQGTDFCLRVGVRQGGCSGMSYMMDFEDTSKITPQDEVFDYDGFKIVSDRKSLLYLYGLMLDYSDAMIGGGFQFTNPNANQTCGCGKSFGV, from the coding sequence ATGACACAAGCAATTCAGTCTCAACAACGCGGAATCCTGTTGAGCGAAGCCGCATTGCACCAGGTAAAATCCCTCCGGGACAAGCAAGGTACAGACTTCTGCTTACGGGTAGGAGTCCGTCAGGGTGGCTGTTCTGGGATGTCTTACATGATGGACTTTGAAGATACTAGCAAGATCACCCCGCAGGATGAAGTTTTTGACTATGATGGCTTCAAAATTGTCAGCGATCGCAAGAGTCTTTTATATCTCTACGGTTTAATGCTCGATTACAGCGATGCCATGATTGGCGGTGGCTTTCAATTCACTAACCCCAATGCTAACCAAACTTGCGGTTGCGGCAAGTCCTTTGGGGTGTAA
- a CDS encoding TIGR01777 family oxidoreductase — protein MKVAITGATGFVGSLLVQRLHEKGHKIVVLTRNTTFAQKVFPSEAFSNLEIVAYTPNKSGSWQSVIANCDGVVNLAGEPIGEGRWTPERKQEILNSRKLGTQKIVEAIVNANPKTAVATTGGTPTTRGLPTVLINASAIGYYGTSETATFDETSLSGNDFLAQVCQAWEAEARKVKDAGVRLVILRFGIVLGNGGALGKMIPPFKLFAGGPIGSGRQWFSWIHVEDLVSLILQALTKPEIEGVYNATAPNAVRMADLSQALGQVMNRPSWLPVPGFAIEALLGDGAIVVLEGQQVLPKRTIETGFEYKYPNLQSALRQILN, from the coding sequence ATGAAAGTAGCAATTACTGGAGCAACAGGATTTGTCGGTAGTCTTTTGGTACAACGACTTCACGAAAAAGGTCATAAAATAGTAGTACTAACTCGGAACACCACCTTTGCTCAAAAGGTTTTCCCATCTGAGGCTTTCTCAAATCTAGAAATTGTTGCCTATACACCAAATAAATCTGGTTCTTGGCAAAGTGTCATTGCTAATTGTGATGGCGTAGTTAATCTGGCAGGAGAACCCATTGGTGAAGGACGCTGGACGCCAGAACGCAAACAAGAAATCCTCAATAGCCGAAAGTTAGGTACACAAAAAATAGTTGAAGCAATAGTCAACGCTAACCCCAAGACGGCAGTCGCTACAACGGGGGGAACCCCCACAACGCGCGGTCTCCCAACTGTGTTAATTAACGCTTCGGCTATTGGCTACTACGGTACCAGTGAAACGGCAACCTTTGATGAAACAAGCCTATCTGGTAACGATTTTCTCGCTCAAGTCTGCCAAGCTTGGGAAGCAGAAGCAAGAAAGGTAAAAGATGCTGGTGTACGGCTGGTAATTCTGCGTTTTGGGATTGTTCTAGGCAATGGTGGTGCTTTGGGTAAAATGATTCCGCCTTTCAAACTCTTTGCTGGTGGCCCCATTGGTAGTGGTAGGCAGTGGTTCTCATGGATTCATGTAGAAGATTTAGTTAGCCTGATTCTGCAAGCTTTAACTAAACCGGAAATTGAAGGTGTATACAATGCTACTGCCCCTAATGCAGTCCGAATGGCAGATTTAAGCCAAGCTTTGGGACAAGTGATGAATCGCCCTTCTTGGTTGCCTGTTCCTGGGTTTGCGATCGAAGCTCTTTTAGGAGACGGGGCTATAGTTGTTTTAGAAGGCCAGCAAGTCCTGCCCAAGCGTACCATAGAAACAGGCTTTGAGTATAAATACCCTAATTTACAGTCAGCACTTAGACAAATTCTTAATTAG
- a CDS encoding heavy metal translocating P-type ATPase — MQLVPKTNPAPELDPILEKIILDVGGMKCAGCVNAVERQLTQHPGVKSACVNLATEVAVVESETGAVDADALAQRLTAVGFPTQPRKASSTVAGEVSTLPDQAERQRREMRSSLRQLAIAAILLLLSASGHFGNLGSSVLPMLNNIWFHCGLATVALLIPGRPILVDGWLGWQRNAPNMNTLIGLGTLTAYIASLVALLFPQMGWECFFDEPVMMLGFILLGRTLEQQARGRAAAAFRKLLALQPQVARLIANPEKGGVGSSSVEIPAEQVRVGEWLQVLPGDKIPVDGEVVVGQTTVDESMLTGEAVPVIKQPGDMVTAGTINQSGAIAIQTTRTGSDTTLAQIVTLVEAAQTRKAPVQKLADTVAGYFTYGVLTASVLTFVFWYFFGTHIWTDITMSGDIEMMGHAHNSIQTRLISLKLAIAVMVVACPCALGLATPTAILVGTAMGAERGLLIKGGDVLEKVHLLDTVVFDKTGTLTTGNPIVTDCLLISEMGTGDEGMGKNDNAQSLIQLAAAVEIGTHHPLAKAIQQEAQRQQLSIPKAVDFHTEPGLGVSAVVEDKVVLLGNWDWLSWHGIVISETAQQLAQDLATDGKTVVCMAIGGTLAGLIAVSDPLRADAQSTVDKLRQMGLRVMLLSGDRPEAANAIAKQLGLDSADVIAGVPPAKKAAAIQSLQLGGIRGQGGQGDKETKKTPNSSLSTQHSIVAMVGDGINDAPALSQADVGIALHSGTDVAMETAEIILMRDRLNDVVESIQLSRATFNKIRQNLFWAFAYNTVGIPLAAGVLFPSLGFVLNPSGAAALMAFSSVSVVTNSILLRRLTHHP, encoded by the coding sequence ATGCAACTTGTCCCAAAAACTAACCCAGCCCCAGAACTTGACCCAATCCTAGAGAAAATTATTCTCGATGTTGGGGGCATGAAGTGTGCGGGGTGTGTGAACGCAGTAGAACGACAGTTAACCCAACATCCAGGAGTCAAAAGCGCCTGTGTAAACCTGGCCACAGAGGTAGCAGTTGTAGAATCAGAAACTGGTGCGGTAGATGCAGATGCACTAGCACAGCGATTAACAGCCGTTGGATTCCCAACTCAACCCCGAAAAGCTAGTAGCACAGTCGCAGGTGAGGTATCTACCTTACCAGACCAAGCAGAACGACAGCGCCGAGAAATGCGGTCTTCTCTAAGGCAGTTAGCGATCGCAGCAATCTTGCTATTATTATCGGCAAGTGGACATTTTGGTAATCTTGGTAGCTCAGTGCTGCCAATGCTAAATAACATCTGGTTCCACTGTGGATTGGCGACAGTAGCGCTATTAATTCCCGGTCGCCCGATTTTGGTAGATGGCTGGCTGGGCTGGCAGCGAAATGCGCCTAACATGAACACCCTAATCGGATTAGGAACACTGACAGCCTACATTGCTAGTTTAGTCGCGCTACTTTTTCCGCAAATGGGTTGGGAGTGCTTTTTTGACGAACCAGTGATGATGCTGGGCTTTATTCTGTTAGGAAGAACATTAGAACAACAAGCTAGAGGTCGCGCAGCTGCTGCATTTCGGAAATTGCTAGCACTTCAGCCACAGGTAGCGCGATTGATTGCCAATCCAGAAAAAGGTGGAGTGGGATCTTCTAGTGTAGAGATTCCCGCCGAACAGGTGCGGGTTGGTGAATGGTTACAAGTGCTGCCAGGTGATAAAATCCCTGTCGATGGTGAAGTGGTGGTTGGTCAAACAACCGTTGATGAATCCATGTTGACTGGGGAAGCCGTACCAGTAATTAAGCAACCCGGAGATATGGTGACAGCAGGGACAATAAACCAGTCAGGAGCGATCGCAATTCAGACAACTCGGACTGGAAGTGATACAACTCTAGCTCAAATTGTCACCTTAGTAGAAGCCGCCCAAACTCGGAAAGCCCCAGTACAGAAATTAGCGGATACAGTCGCTGGTTACTTTACCTACGGGGTACTAACAGCATCTGTATTAACATTTGTTTTTTGGTACTTTTTTGGCACTCATATCTGGACTGATATCACCATGTCTGGTGATATAGAAATGATGGGTCACGCTCACAACTCTATACAGACGCGATTAATTAGTTTAAAACTAGCAATCGCAGTTATGGTAGTTGCCTGTCCCTGTGCTTTAGGACTTGCCACACCAACAGCTATCCTTGTCGGGACTGCTATGGGCGCAGAACGAGGTCTGTTAATCAAAGGCGGCGACGTTTTAGAAAAAGTACACCTGTTAGACACCGTAGTATTTGATAAAACTGGCACTCTCACCACAGGTAATCCCATTGTTACCGATTGCCTGTTAATTTCAGAAATGGGTACTGGGGATGAGGGAATGGGGAAGAATGACAATGCCCAATCCCTAATACAACTCGCAGCAGCCGTAGAAATCGGTACTCACCACCCCCTAGCAAAAGCAATTCAGCAAGAAGCACAGCGACAACAGTTATCTATTCCAAAGGCTGTGGACTTTCACACTGAACCAGGACTAGGAGTATCTGCTGTGGTAGAAGACAAAGTTGTACTTCTGGGTAACTGGGACTGGTTGAGTTGGCACGGAATTGTCATTAGCGAAACTGCACAACAGTTAGCACAGGATTTAGCAACAGATGGTAAAACAGTCGTTTGCATGGCAATTGGTGGGACTTTAGCCGGACTAATTGCTGTTTCTGATCCCCTCAGAGCAGATGCCCAATCGACTGTAGACAAATTGCGTCAGATGGGCTTACGGGTAATGTTGCTCAGTGGCGATCGCCCAGAAGCAGCTAATGCCATAGCCAAACAATTAGGATTAGATAGCGCTGATGTAATTGCAGGTGTCCCTCCAGCTAAAAAAGCGGCTGCAATACAATCTCTTCAGTTAGGAGGGATAAGGGGACAAGGGGGACAAGGAGACAAGGAGACAAAGAAAACTCCTAACTCCTCACTCAGTACTCAGCACTCAATTGTCGCAATGGTAGGAGATGGAATCAATGATGCTCCAGCTTTATCCCAAGCAGATGTCGGAATTGCTTTACACTCAGGGACAGATGTGGCTATGGAAACTGCTGAAATTATCCTAATGCGCGATCGCTTAAACGATGTCGTCGAATCGATTCAGCTTAGTCGCGCCACCTTCAACAAAATCCGCCAAAATTTATTCTGGGCTTTTGCATATAATACAGTTGGCATTCCTTTAGCTGCGGGTGTTTTGTTCCCTAGTCTGGGTTTTGTCCTTAACCCATCTGGTGCTGCTGCATTAATGGCTTTTAGCTCTGTTAGTGTTGTTACAAACTCAATATTATTACGGCGATTAACTCATCACCCTTAG
- a CDS encoding TM2 domain-containing protein, which translates to MSNVNPSDPSSKKIAAGICAILLGALGIHKFILGYTTEGLIMLLVTILTCGFGGAVMGIVGLVEGIIYLTKTDEEFLNTYIVEKKGWF; encoded by the coding sequence GTGTCTAATGTTAACCCCAGTGATCCTAGCAGCAAAAAAATTGCAGCTGGTATCTGCGCTATTTTGTTAGGAGCATTAGGTATTCACAAGTTTATTCTTGGTTACACTACCGAAGGTCTGATCATGCTGCTTGTTACCATACTTACATGTGGTTTTGGTGGGGCAGTCATGGGGATTGTCGGATTGGTTGAAGGTATAATTTACTTAACCAAGACTGATGAAGAATTCCTCAATACTTACATCGTCGAGAAGAAAGGCTGGTTTTGA
- the zds gene encoding 9,9'-di-cis-zeta-carotene desaturase — protein sequence MRVAIVGAGLAGLATAVDLADAGCEIEIFESRPFVGGKVGSWVDGDGNHLEMGLHVFFGCYYQLFDLMKKVGVLENLRLKEHTHTFINKGGRTGGLDFRFFTGAPFNGLKAFFTTSQLSLQDKLQNAIALGTSPIVRGLVDFNGAMKTIRNLDKISFADWFRSHGGSNGSIKRLWNPIAYALGFIDCENMSARCMLTIFQLFAVRTEASVLRMLEGSPSEYLHKPILEYLEARGTKVYTRRQVREIQFTESGEQTCVTGIAVAQGDAVETITADAYVFACDVPGIQRILPQEWRKWSEFDNIYKLDAVPVATVQLRFDGWVTELNDGEQRKQLLHAAGIDNLLYTADADFSCFADLALTSPADYYRPGQGSLLQLVLTPGDPFITQSNEAIAQHVLKQVHELFPSSRELNMTWYSVVKLAQSLYREAPGMDAYRPNQKTPVDNFFLAGSYTQQDYIDSMEGATISGRRAAKVILESLKR from the coding sequence ATGCGTGTTGCAATCGTAGGTGCGGGACTTGCTGGACTAGCAACCGCAGTAGATTTAGCTGATGCTGGTTGTGAAATAGAGATTTTTGAGTCTCGTCCGTTTGTAGGTGGCAAAGTTGGCAGTTGGGTTGATGGAGATGGCAACCATCTAGAAATGGGTTTACATGTATTTTTCGGGTGCTACTACCAACTATTTGACTTGATGAAGAAAGTGGGCGTGTTAGAAAACTTACGCCTCAAGGAACATACCCACACCTTTATTAATAAAGGGGGACGCACTGGTGGTTTGGATTTTCGCTTTTTTACAGGTGCGCCTTTCAATGGCTTAAAGGCATTTTTCACGACTTCCCAACTATCGTTGCAGGATAAATTGCAAAATGCGATCGCTTTGGGTACTAGTCCGATAGTTCGCGGATTGGTAGACTTTAATGGGGCGATGAAAACTATCCGTAACTTAGATAAAATTAGCTTTGCCGATTGGTTTCGCAGTCACGGTGGGAGTAATGGCAGTATTAAGCGCTTATGGAATCCCATTGCCTACGCATTGGGATTTATTGATTGCGAAAATATGTCTGCCCGTTGTATGTTAACGATATTCCAGTTATTTGCAGTCAGAACTGAAGCTTCAGTTTTACGAATGCTGGAAGGTTCTCCATCTGAATATTTACACAAACCCATTCTGGAATATTTAGAAGCCAGAGGCACTAAAGTTTATACGCGTCGGCAAGTGCGGGAAATTCAATTTACTGAGTCAGGCGAACAAACCTGCGTTACTGGTATAGCAGTTGCTCAAGGTGATGCAGTAGAAACTATCACTGCTGACGCTTACGTTTTTGCCTGTGATGTTCCAGGAATTCAACGTATCTTACCCCAGGAGTGGCGTAAGTGGTCAGAATTTGACAATATTTACAAACTGGATGCAGTACCAGTGGCTACAGTGCAATTACGCTTCGATGGTTGGGTAACAGAACTGAACGATGGAGAACAACGTAAACAGCTTTTGCACGCGGCTGGAATTGATAATTTACTCTACACAGCCGATGCTGACTTTTCTTGTTTTGCCGATTTGGCGTTGACTAGCCCTGCTGATTATTATCGCCCAGGACAGGGGTCATTGTTACAACTGGTGCTGACACCGGGAGATCCGTTTATTACCCAAAGCAATGAAGCGATCGCACAGCATGTCCTCAAGCAAGTTCACGAACTGTTTCCCTCGTCGCGGGAGCTAAATATGACTTGGTATAGTGTGGTAAAACTTGCTCAGTCTCTCTACCGAGAAGCGCCAGGGATGGATGCGTACCGTCCCAACCAAAAAACACCAGTAGATAATTTCTTTCTTGCCGGGAGTTATACTCAGCAAGACTACATCGACAGTATGGAAGGTGCTACTATTTCTGGACGGCGGGCGGCAAAAGTGATTTTGGAAAGTTTGAAGAGATAA
- a CDS encoding CopG family transcriptional regulator, which yields MIMTNKKWAVKRITVNLATQEAEKLEKYCQQTGRPATDVIRELIRSLPVSDEGKDVNK from the coding sequence ATGATAATGACAAATAAAAAATGGGCCGTTAAACGCATAACAGTTAATCTCGCAACACAGGAAGCGGAGAAACTAGAAAAATATTGCCAACAAACAGGTAGACCTGCAACCGACGTGATTCGCGAACTGATTAGAAGTTTGCCTGTCTCCGACGAAGGTAAAGATGTAAACAAGTAA
- a CDS encoding FHA domain-containing protein, translating into MAKSDTKQLLINYSSTDLSMAAETNENHLLIIEDDQGRKEFSLEQPVYSIGRDRECNIRLMSQFVSRRHATLVRLPREHNSQSYYYRIVDGDARGKPSSNGLMINGRKIPAHDLRNEDEIVFGPQVRAIYYLLRNTQRLGQTDSSEYDITLINPGMAEDLEDIGD; encoded by the coding sequence ATGGCAAAATCCGATACTAAACAACTTTTGATCAATTACAGTTCCACCGATTTGTCAATGGCAGCAGAAACCAATGAAAACCATCTACTGATTATTGAAGACGATCAAGGTCGCAAAGAATTTTCTCTAGAGCAACCCGTCTACTCTATTGGTAGAGACCGCGAATGTAATATCCGTTTGATGTCGCAGTTTGTCTCCCGCCGCCATGCCACATTAGTGAGATTGCCACGAGAGCATAATAGTCAAAGCTACTATTACCGAATTGTAGATGGCGATGCCAGAGGTAAGCCTAGTTCCAACGGTTTGATGATTAATGGACGAAAGATACCAGCCCACGATCTCAGAAATGAAGACGAGATCGTTTTTGGGCCTCAAGTACGTGCCATTTATTACCTTTTAAGAAACACTCAGCGTTTGGGACAAACAGATTCGAGCGAGTACGACATTACATTAATAAACCCCGGTATGGCCGAGGATTTAGAAGATATTGGAGATTGA